In Cellvibrio polysaccharolyticus, a genomic segment contains:
- a CDS encoding putative glycoside hydrolase, which translates to MRKSVFSKWYSLVFFGLAMASQASANDQVNPAHVYLLNGKPVSGWSLTLGDAANWSVPVNNQQGQSEGKKVLATQVDFNEQHKALSLSWDGRKKEYGSVGIFGAPIDLAAYKDAASLVLDIRVDRKPDKAVSIGMDCGYPCQGKLNIQRMLQKAPAKQWFSLPIPLNCIKGDNFDLSKINAPLTLGTDGRLEISILNVRLEKLQEGEESCKE; encoded by the coding sequence ATGCGTAAATCTGTGTTTTCCAAATGGTATTCCCTGGTATTTTTCGGGCTGGCAATGGCTTCGCAAGCCAGCGCCAATGATCAGGTTAACCCTGCTCACGTTTATCTATTAAATGGCAAACCGGTCAGCGGTTGGTCATTAACCCTCGGCGATGCGGCCAACTGGTCGGTGCCGGTGAACAATCAGCAAGGCCAGTCCGAAGGCAAGAAAGTGCTGGCCACCCAGGTCGACTTTAATGAACAGCACAAAGCACTGTCGCTAAGCTGGGATGGTCGCAAGAAGGAATACGGCAGTGTTGGTATTTTCGGTGCGCCGATTGATCTCGCCGCTTACAAAGACGCCGCATCACTGGTGCTGGATATTCGTGTTGACAGAAAGCCGGACAAAGCCGTTTCCATCGGAATGGATTGCGGTTACCCCTGTCAGGGAAAATTGAACATTCAGCGCATGTTGCAAAAAGCCCCGGCCAAACAGTGGTTCAGTTTACCGATTCCTCTTAACTGTATTAAGGGCGATAACTTTGATTTATCAAAAATCAATGCGCCTCTTACCTTGGGAACCGATGGCCGCCTGGAAATATCCATCCTGAATGTTCGGCTTGAAAAATTGCAGGAAGGTGAAGAAAGCTGTAAGGAATAA
- a CDS encoding phospholipase D family protein, which produces MAKFLNTSATNYFLEELIKNARDRLILISPFLKLSDRIKELLEDKNRLKIDVRIVYGKSELLPEEINWLNNLSYIRTSFCKNLHAKCYLNEELCIVTSLNLYEFSQINNNEMGVLMTRTEDNEIFMEAYEEAQRIIRISEEVRVSLERVDQKNEPEENTKGKLTTSKLAKKLGKSTDELLEALVQKGHLKRYGDKVELTDSGKALGASHIKKSRFGSYFIWPEDCHLD; this is translated from the coding sequence ATGGCAAAGTTTTTAAATACCAGCGCAACAAATTATTTCCTTGAAGAACTAATAAAAAATGCAAGAGATCGCTTAATACTGATCAGTCCATTCTTAAAATTAAGTGACCGCATTAAAGAACTTCTGGAAGACAAAAACCGTTTAAAAATAGATGTTCGTATTGTTTATGGAAAAAGCGAGCTGCTGCCCGAAGAAATCAATTGGTTAAACAACCTCAGTTACATCCGCACAAGCTTCTGCAAAAATCTTCATGCAAAGTGCTATTTAAATGAAGAACTTTGCATAGTCACAAGTCTAAACCTCTACGAATTCAGCCAGATAAATAATAACGAAATGGGCGTATTAATGACCCGCACCGAAGACAATGAAATTTTCATGGAAGCCTACGAAGAGGCACAAAGAATAATAAGAATTAGCGAAGAAGTAAGAGTAAGTCTGGAAAGGGTCGATCAAAAAAACGAGCCAGAAGAAAATACGAAAGGCAAATTAACCACATCGAAGTTAGCAAAAAAGCTCGGAAAAAGTACGGACGAGCTATTAGAAGCACTCGTTCAAAAAGGCCATTTAAAAAGATACGGAGATAAAGTTGAGCTAACTGATTCAGGCAAAGCCCTAGGAGCCAGCCACATCAAAAAAAGTAGGTTTGGATCTTATTTTATTTGGCCTGAAGATTGTCACTTAGATTAG
- a CDS encoding efflux transporter outer membrane subunit, with translation MKKLTHLFFSAASVFIVSACTVGPDYQKPQQTWAASENVVAPVFSDAGHNRALHTNAWWLLLDDAQLDQWIETALQNNQDIQQATARLGAAMAGVDESYWQRLPTLSPEAGYSRSRMQQPGADGQITRPQSTASRTGASVQWEVDLFGRLRRLHEAAVARSEAADADLSQVRMSIVAAVATSWFEYRGLQQQIEWALAEQKSWRDTLALVQSGVSLGRELPENLENVQAQLHRSDAALPALRAAQQAARYRLDVLTGVQPGQREIDGDISLTPLLLRELPVGDVRERVLARPDVVQAERLLAASTADIGASKAALYPNLSINGFVGFFALRGSSALDAAARAYEWNSLLQWDGLNPGNARAQLRASEARLLGASAHYQQAVLLAFEEVENALTVLREEQQQLFSLTQAASHAERALALATRRYEAGGGSYLAVLENQRALFAVRQQVASAETGSYLNVVDLYKSLGWSIEGGALALN, from the coding sequence GTGAAAAAACTCACTCACCTGTTTTTCTCTGCGGCTTCGGTTTTTATAGTGTCTGCCTGTACCGTCGGGCCGGATTATCAAAAGCCGCAACAAACTTGGGCTGCCAGTGAAAATGTGGTTGCGCCGGTATTTTCCGATGCCGGACACAACCGTGCTCTTCACACGAATGCCTGGTGGTTATTGCTGGATGATGCACAGCTTGATCAATGGATTGAAACGGCCTTGCAAAATAATCAGGATATCCAGCAGGCGACCGCCAGGCTTGGCGCGGCGATGGCTGGCGTGGATGAAAGTTATTGGCAGCGCTTGCCAACACTTTCTCCCGAGGCCGGTTATTCACGCAGCCGAATGCAACAGCCAGGCGCGGACGGGCAAATAACCCGCCCTCAATCAACGGCATCGCGCACCGGTGCATCGGTGCAGTGGGAGGTGGATTTATTTGGCCGCTTGCGCCGGCTGCATGAAGCGGCGGTAGCGCGAAGTGAAGCGGCCGATGCCGATCTCTCGCAAGTCAGGATGTCTATTGTTGCTGCGGTGGCCACCAGCTGGTTTGAATACCGCGGCTTACAACAGCAAATTGAATGGGCACTGGCCGAGCAAAAAAGCTGGCGAGACACATTGGCGCTGGTGCAAAGCGGCGTTTCGCTGGGGCGCGAACTGCCGGAAAACCTGGAAAATGTGCAGGCACAATTGCACCGTAGCGACGCAGCACTGCCAGCATTACGCGCCGCGCAGCAAGCGGCGCGTTACCGGTTGGATGTTCTGACCGGTGTGCAACCGGGGCAGCGGGAAATTGATGGTGATATTTCATTAACGCCCTTGCTGCTTCGTGAATTGCCGGTGGGTGATGTTCGCGAGCGGGTGCTTGCCCGGCCGGATGTTGTGCAAGCCGAACGTTTGCTGGCAGCCAGTACCGCTGATATCGGAGCCTCTAAAGCGGCGCTTTATCCAAATCTGAGCATCAACGGTTTCGTCGGCTTCTTTGCGCTGCGCGGTTCCAGCGCGTTGGATGCAGCAGCACGCGCTTACGAATGGAATTCGCTATTGCAATGGGATGGTTTGAACCCGGGCAATGCCCGCGCACAATTACGCGCGAGCGAAGCGCGTTTGCTGGGCGCCTCTGCCCACTATCAACAGGCCGTGTTGCTGGCGTTTGAGGAAGTCGAAAACGCGTTGACGGTGTTGCGAGAAGAGCAGCAACAATTGTTTTCGCTTACGCAAGCGGCGTCCCATGCCGAGCGGGCATTAGCCCTGGCGACCCGGCGCTATGAAGCGGGCGGTGGCAGCTATCTGGCTGTACTGGAAAACCAACGCGCTTTGTTCGCGGTGCGGCAGCAGGTTGCGAGTGCTGAAACGGGTTCTTATCTTAATGTGGTGGATTTATATAAATCGCTGGGATGGAGTATTGAAGGTGGGGCGCTGGCGTTGAATTGA
- a CDS encoding DUF6746 family protein yields MKVLKIAAALIMSFSLASVALAEERVGHFKGKESNTLAEAVANFNETNKQLEALLAGEVNNNDIAAVHQATYTLEKALEKIHSELGTLAETLEEVHLASEKFNRDGVKTNGDKYIAVVKELNKLGDSK; encoded by the coding sequence ATGAAAGTATTGAAAATCGCTGCTGCCCTGATCATGAGTTTCAGCCTGGCATCTGTTGCCCTTGCAGAAGAGCGCGTAGGCCACTTCAAAGGCAAGGAATCCAATACCCTTGCAGAAGCGGTAGCCAACTTCAATGAAACCAACAAGCAACTCGAAGCTCTGCTGGCCGGTGAAGTAAACAACAACGACATCGCCGCCGTACACCAGGCCACCTACACCTTGGAAAAAGCGCTGGAAAAAATCCACAGCGAACTGGGCACGCTGGCCGAAACCCTGGAAGAAGTTCACTTGGCTTCTGAAAAATTCAACCGTGACGGCGTAAAAACCAATGGCGACAAATACATTGCGGTTGTAAAAGAATTGAACAAACTGGGCGACAGCAAGTAA
- a CDS encoding glycoside hydrolase family 43 protein: MHRPLSLLLGFTASALLLSGCDNTDKAQQTSIAPTHSSQSSSEPQYAHEPLVTHIYTADPSAHVFNGRIYIYPSHDIESDIAPNAEGDHFAMRDYRVLSMDKPGGEVTEYGVALDLDDVPWASRQMWAPDAAEKDGRFYLYFPVKDQQGIFRIGVAAAEKPEGPFTNPLLIEGSYSMDPAVYKDDDNQYYLYVGGISGGQLQRWTQGNFSDTDQYPADHEPALMPKIARLNDDMVSIAEPLMDVQLLDENGKPLLAGDNDRRFFEAVWVHKHNGTYYFSWSTGDTHKIVYATGDNPYGPFTYQGVVLEPVTGWTNHHSITRFEDKWYLFYHDSSLSGGQTHLRSVKMTELIHREDGSIETISAFK; this comes from the coding sequence ATGCACCGCCCTCTTTCTTTATTACTAGGTTTTACCGCATCGGCTTTATTGTTGAGTGGTTGTGACAACACCGACAAAGCGCAACAAACATCGATTGCGCCCACTCACAGCAGCCAATCTTCCAGCGAACCACAATACGCGCATGAACCGCTGGTCACACACATTTACACCGCCGACCCTTCTGCGCACGTTTTTAATGGCCGAATTTATATTTACCCGTCGCACGATATAGAAAGTGATATTGCCCCCAACGCCGAGGGTGATCATTTTGCCATGCGCGATTACCGGGTATTGTCTATGGATAAGCCGGGCGGTGAAGTGACCGAGTACGGTGTAGCGCTGGATCTTGATGATGTACCCTGGGCAAGCCGACAAATGTGGGCACCGGATGCAGCCGAAAAAGACGGCCGTTTTTATCTTTATTTCCCGGTAAAAGACCAGCAGGGAATTTTTCGCATTGGTGTCGCCGCTGCTGAAAAACCCGAGGGCCCGTTTACCAATCCACTGCTGATTGAAGGCTCCTACTCCATGGACCCGGCGGTCTATAAAGACGACGACAATCAATATTATTTATACGTTGGCGGTATTTCCGGCGGACAATTACAGCGTTGGACACAAGGCAATTTCTCGGACACAGATCAATACCCGGCTGACCATGAACCGGCGTTGATGCCGAAAATTGCGCGGCTGAATGACGATATGGTGTCTATCGCCGAGCCGTTAATGGATGTTCAATTACTGGACGAAAATGGCAAGCCTTTATTGGCTGGCGATAATGACCGTCGTTTCTTTGAGGCGGTTTGGGTTCACAAACATAACGGCACTTATTATTTTTCCTGGTCCACCGGCGACACGCATAAAATTGTTTATGCCACCGGCGACAATCCTTATGGGCCGTTTACTTATCAGGGCGTAGTACTGGAGCCGGTAACCGGCTGGACCAATCACCATTCCATTACCCGCTTCGAGGACAAGTGGTATTTGTTTTACCACGATAGCTCGTTGTCCGGCGGGCAGACCCATTTGCGCAGTGTGAAAATGACCGAACTGATTCACCGCGAAGATGGTTCTATTGAAACGATTAGTGCTTTTAAATAG
- a CDS encoding nuclear transport factor 2 family protein, with translation MKKGYWFAALCLSANIVWASPAAVGKQVERLTEAMVQADAATLKSVTHSQLDYGHSSGRVETQQEFIEGLTSGASDFVKIDLQEQKITVSDDVAVVRHNLIAETNDSGKPGNVKIGVLLVWQQVDGEWKLLARQAYKI, from the coding sequence ATGAAAAAAGGTTACTGGTTTGCTGCTTTATGTTTGTCGGCCAACATCGTTTGGGCGTCGCCGGCGGCGGTAGGAAAGCAGGTAGAGCGCTTGACAGAAGCCATGGTGCAGGCCGATGCCGCAACCCTGAAAAGCGTTACCCACAGCCAGCTCGATTACGGCCATTCCAGTGGGCGGGTGGAAACGCAGCAGGAGTTTATTGAAGGTTTGACCAGCGGCGCATCCGACTTTGTAAAAATCGATTTGCAGGAACAAAAAATCACGGTTTCTGATGATGTGGCCGTTGTTCGTCATAACCTGATTGCTGAAACCAACGATAGCGGCAAGCCGGGCAATGTAAAAATCGGCGTGTTGCTGGTTTGGCAGCAGGTAGACGGTGAATGGAAACTGCTGGCCAGACAGGCTTACAAAATTTAA
- a CDS encoding efflux RND transporter periplasmic adaptor subunit encodes MKNSISVKRLLPIGIVVLAVMVAVLWNQKTTADDAGFAWPAVKVATAVVEPRELTRYFSGVGELEAVRQVNISAEASGQVSAIEFSSGAAVEAGQLLVRLNDAVEQADLLRLQAHASNAESLYQRTASLHKTRVATREQLEQTAAERDMAVAAVAQARALLDRKSIRAPFKGVTGIRQMHEGQYINPGEAIVSLVDDSSLNVNFSLDEQSIATLAAGMNVELRIDVWPEDIFPAVITAIDPLINRSRMVQVQARVDNPQGRLRAGMFAHINVIREAGNSPLMIPETAITFTAYGETVFVVTENNGASQVKRVAVATGERAEGFVEISSGLQAGDRVVTSGQLRLSDGMVVDPSIVDSLAAALSAATGTP; translated from the coding sequence ATGAAAAACAGTATTTCAGTAAAGCGTCTTTTGCCAATCGGCATTGTTGTTCTGGCGGTTATGGTTGCGGTTTTGTGGAATCAAAAAACCACAGCCGATGATGCCGGGTTTGCCTGGCCTGCCGTCAAGGTGGCCACGGCTGTGGTCGAGCCGCGTGAGTTGACCCGCTATTTTTCCGGTGTGGGGGAATTGGAGGCGGTGCGTCAGGTAAATATTTCTGCGGAGGCTTCCGGCCAGGTGAGTGCTATTGAGTTTTCATCCGGCGCTGCCGTAGAGGCGGGGCAGTTACTGGTGCGGTTGAATGATGCGGTCGAGCAGGCGGATTTACTACGCTTGCAGGCGCATGCCAGTAATGCCGAGTCTTTGTACCAACGCACAGCGTCATTGCATAAAACCCGGGTTGCAACCCGCGAGCAGCTGGAGCAAACCGCTGCGGAGCGCGATATGGCGGTGGCGGCAGTTGCGCAAGCACGCGCGCTGCTTGACCGTAAAAGTATTCGTGCACCTTTCAAAGGTGTTACAGGCATTCGTCAGATGCATGAAGGGCAATATATCAACCCCGGCGAGGCGATTGTCAGCCTGGTCGATGACAGTTCATTGAACGTTAATTTTTCACTCGATGAACAGAGCATCGCCACATTGGCGGCGGGGATGAACGTGGAATTGCGGATAGACGTTTGGCCGGAAGATATTTTTCCAGCGGTTATTACCGCGATTGATCCTTTAATTAATCGCTCGCGCATGGTGCAGGTTCAAGCTCGTGTTGATAACCCGCAAGGCAGGTTGCGCGCCGGTATGTTCGCGCACATTAATGTAATTCGTGAAGCCGGAAACTCGCCCTTGATGATTCCGGAAACGGCAATAACCTTTACTGCGTACGGTGAAACTGTTTTTGTGGTGACAGAAAACAATGGTGCTTCGCAGGTAAAACGCGTTGCGGTTGCAACCGGTGAACGTGCCGAAGGGTTTGTAGAAATTAGTAGCGGACTGCAAGCGGGGGACCGGGTAGTTACATCCGGACAGCTGCGCTTGAGTGATGGCATGGTGGTTGATCCTTCCATTGTCGACAGCCTGGCGGCGGCACTGTCAGCTGCCACCGGCACACCATAA
- a CDS encoding MexW/MexI family multidrug efflux RND transporter permease subunit yields the protein MRFTDTFVRRPVLALVVSTLIFLAGLFSLGQLPIRQYPLLETSTITVTTNYPGASSHLMQGFVTQPIAQAMASVEGIDYLSSTSVQGRSQVTARMQLNRDSTQALAEVMASVNQVRYKLPEQAYDPVIERSAGESTAVAYIGFTAGDISVAELTDYLSRVVTPMLSTIEGVASVQTFGGQTLSMRLWLDAEKLAGRGLTASDVADAVRRNNWQAAPGKIDGLYVLANIRVNSDLTSVDEFRNMVIAGEGNSLVRLKDVATVELGAAANETSAFMDGKQAVHVGLFPVPSGNPLVIVDGIKSLLPDIEKTLPPGVEVALAFETARFIQASIDEVIRTLIEALIIVVLVIYLCLGSLRTVLIPVATIPLSMLGAAGLMLMFGFSINLLTLLAMVLAIGLVVDDAIVVVENVHRHIENGKSPVAAALIGAREVAGPVIAMTLTLAAVYAPIGLMGGLTGSLFREFALTLAGAVIVSGVVALTLSPVMSSLLLPAKQQEGKMARMAEHFFEKLTSGYARVLAYSLTHRWIALAVAGVVVVSLPLLYSMPQRELAPVEDQAGVLTAIKSPQHANLNYVEHFNRQLDDVYRQMPETESTWIINGSDGIASSFGGTNLSPWGERERSAGEVQAALQVASGDVAGSNIFAFQMPALPGSTGGLPVQMVVRAAMDYPELYQTMEEIKARAWQSGLFMVVDSDLDYNNPVVMLQIDRAKANSLGIRMQDIGDSLATLVGENYINRFAMDGRAYDVIPQSLASQRLTPQALTQQYVRSGEGNLIPLSAVVSVSVVTEPNQLTQFNQQNAVTLQAIPAPGVSMGEAVEFLSSVAGELPAGVTHDWLSDSRQYSQEGNALIFAFIGALIIIYLVLAAQYESLVDPLIILITVPLSICGALLPLAFGWTTLNIYTQIGLVTLIGLISKHGILMVEFANELQVHEKINRQQAIFRAAQIRLRPVLMTTAAMVFGLIPLLFASGAGANSRFGLGTVIVSGMIIGTLFTLFVLPTVYSFLARNHNAMLNTPRQLQLAEADRVLALPKGETL from the coding sequence ATGCGATTTACCGATACGTTTGTTCGGCGCCCGGTATTGGCGCTGGTAGTCAGTACGCTGATTTTTCTGGCCGGTTTATTTTCTCTCGGGCAATTGCCCATCCGGCAATATCCTTTGCTGGAAACCTCCACTATTACCGTAACCACCAACTACCCGGGTGCATCGTCACATTTAATGCAGGGCTTTGTGACGCAGCCGATTGCCCAAGCGATGGCCTCGGTAGAGGGTATTGATTATTTATCGTCAACCTCGGTGCAGGGGCGTAGCCAGGTCACGGCGCGCATGCAATTGAATCGCGACTCTACCCAGGCATTGGCGGAGGTGATGGCGAGCGTTAATCAGGTGCGTTACAAATTGCCCGAGCAGGCTTACGACCCGGTTATTGAACGCTCTGCCGGTGAGTCAACCGCGGTAGCCTATATCGGGTTTACGGCGGGCGATATCTCTGTAGCGGAGTTGACCGATTATTTATCCCGCGTGGTAACTCCCATGTTGTCCACCATTGAAGGTGTTGCCAGTGTGCAAACCTTTGGCGGGCAAACGCTGTCGATGCGTTTGTGGCTGGACGCGGAAAAACTGGCCGGGCGGGGATTAACTGCCAGCGATGTGGCCGACGCGGTGCGTCGTAACAACTGGCAAGCAGCGCCGGGAAAAATAGACGGGCTTTACGTGCTGGCGAATATTCGCGTGAACTCTGACCTGACCAGCGTGGATGAATTCCGCAATATGGTGATTGCCGGAGAAGGTAATTCGCTGGTGCGATTGAAAGATGTAGCGACAGTAGAGCTGGGCGCAGCCGCGAATGAAACCAGTGCCTTTATGGACGGCAAGCAAGCGGTGCATGTCGGTTTATTTCCGGTGCCCTCGGGTAATCCGCTGGTGATTGTTGACGGCATCAAATCGCTATTGCCGGACATTGAAAAAACCTTGCCGCCCGGTGTTGAGGTTGCGCTGGCTTTTGAAACGGCGCGATTTATTCAGGCATCCATTGATGAAGTCATTCGCACCTTGATAGAAGCGCTGATTATTGTGGTGCTGGTTATTTATCTCTGCTTGGGGTCGCTGCGCACGGTGCTGATTCCGGTCGCTACCATTCCACTTTCCATGCTGGGTGCTGCCGGGCTGATGTTGATGTTCGGTTTCAGTATCAACCTGTTAACACTGCTGGCGATGGTGTTGGCCATCGGTCTGGTGGTGGATGATGCGATTGTGGTGGTAGAAAATGTGCATCGCCATATTGAAAATGGAAAATCGCCAGTGGCGGCGGCCTTGATCGGTGCGCGTGAAGTTGCCGGGCCGGTGATTGCCATGACCCTGACTTTGGCTGCGGTCTATGCGCCGATCGGTTTGATGGGAGGCCTTACCGGTTCGCTTTTTCGCGAATTCGCGCTCACTCTGGCGGGCGCGGTTATTGTTTCCGGCGTAGTGGCATTAACACTCTCGCCAGTCATGAGTTCGCTGTTGTTGCCAGCCAAACAACAGGAAGGAAAAATGGCACGCATGGCGGAACATTTTTTTGAAAAACTCACCAGCGGTTATGCCCGGGTGTTGGCGTATTCGTTAACGCATCGCTGGATTGCGCTGGCGGTTGCCGGGGTAGTGGTGGTGAGTTTGCCTTTGCTCTACAGCATGCCGCAACGGGAGCTGGCACCGGTAGAAGATCAGGCCGGTGTGTTAACTGCCATCAAATCGCCGCAGCACGCTAACTTGAATTACGTTGAGCATTTCAATCGCCAGCTGGATGACGTTTATCGGCAAATGCCTGAAACTGAAAGCACCTGGATTATTAATGGTAGCGATGGCATCGCCTCAAGTTTTGGCGGCACCAATTTATCGCCCTGGGGCGAGCGCGAACGTTCGGCGGGTGAAGTGCAGGCCGCGTTGCAAGTTGCCAGCGGTGATGTAGCAGGCTCCAATATTTTCGCCTTTCAAATGCCGGCGCTGCCCGGCTCAACCGGGGGGCTGCCGGTACAAATGGTGGTGCGTGCTGCCATGGATTATCCCGAGCTTTACCAAACCATGGAAGAGATAAAAGCCCGCGCCTGGCAAAGCGGATTATTTATGGTGGTAGACAGTGATCTCGATTACAACAACCCGGTTGTGATGTTGCAAATTGATCGTGCCAAAGCCAACAGCCTGGGCATTCGCATGCAGGATATTGGCGATTCGCTGGCAACGTTGGTGGGTGAAAATTACATCAACCGTTTTGCAATGGATGGCCGCGCCTACGATGTTATTCCGCAAAGTCTGGCCAGTCAGCGCCTGACACCGCAAGCGCTCACTCAGCAATATGTTCGAAGCGGTGAGGGTAATCTCATTCCTTTATCGGCGGTGGTGAGTGTGTCAGTGGTTACAGAGCCTAATCAATTAACCCAGTTCAACCAGCAAAATGCAGTAACGCTGCAAGCGATTCCTGCACCGGGTGTTTCGATGGGGGAGGCGGTGGAGTTTCTCTCTTCGGTTGCCGGTGAATTGCCTGCCGGAGTTACCCATGATTGGCTATCCGATTCCCGCCAGTATTCGCAGGAAGGTAACGCATTAATATTTGCCTTTATCGGTGCGCTGATCATTATTTACCTGGTGCTTGCCGCGCAATATGAAAGCCTGGTTGACCCGCTGATTATTTTAATTACCGTGCCTTTATCCATTTGCGGTGCATTACTGCCGTTGGCATTCGGTTGGACCACGCTCAATATCTACACCCAGATTGGTTTGGTGACATTGATCGGTTTAATCAGCAAGCACGGTATTTTAATGGTTGAGTTTGCCAATGAATTACAAGTGCATGAAAAAATAAACCGGCAGCAAGCGATTTTTCGGGCGGCACAAATTCGTCTGCGCCCGGTATTGATGACAACTGCGGCAATGGTATTCGGATTGATTCCCTTATTGTTTGCCAGCGGTGCCGGCGCCAACAGCCGTTTTGGCCTGGGAACTGTCATCGTATCGGGCATGATTATTGGCACCTTGTTTACGCTATTTGTGTTGCCCACGGTGTATTCATTCCTTGCCAGAAATCACAACGCTATGTTGAATACACCCAGACAATTGCAACTGGCAGAAGCTGATCGCGTGCTGGCTTTGCCCAAAGGAGAAACACTGTGA
- the soxR gene encoding redox-sensitive transcriptional activator SoxR, whose protein sequence is MTKEKIAPALRELTVGEVSKRSGVAVSTIHFYEAKGLIESTRNAGNQRRFPPVVLRYISIIKVAQRTGIPLEEIGKTLKRFPNKNKLTAAQWKTLSSQWRKDLNDRIEKLTRLRDELDSCIGCGCLSLKDCPLRNPDDILGKNGSGPQILERTEGRKSRQN, encoded by the coding sequence ATGACGAAAGAAAAAATAGCGCCCGCCCTGCGGGAGCTGACCGTGGGAGAAGTGTCCAAGCGAAGCGGAGTGGCGGTGTCAACCATCCACTTTTACGAAGCCAAAGGGCTGATAGAGAGCACACGTAACGCCGGCAACCAACGACGCTTTCCGCCGGTGGTGTTACGCTACATATCTATTATCAAGGTTGCGCAGAGAACCGGCATTCCGCTGGAAGAAATTGGCAAAACATTAAAGCGCTTTCCGAACAAGAACAAATTAACCGCCGCCCAGTGGAAAACACTGTCATCGCAATGGCGTAAGGACTTGAACGATCGCATTGAAAAGCTGACCCGGCTCAGAGATGAACTGGACAGTTGTATTGGCTGCGGGTGCCTCTCACTGAAAGATTGTCCACTGAGAAACCCGGATGATATTTTGGGGAAGAATGGCAGTGGCCCTCAAATACTGGAACGTACCGAGGGCCGTAAATCGCGGCAGAATTAA